In the genome of Variovorax sp. PAMC26660, the window GCTGGACGGCGAGCTGTGGGCGGGCCGCGGCCGCTTCTCTCACGCGGTCTCGACCGTGCGCAGCCAGAGCCCGAGCGACGTTGCCTGGCACGAGATGCGCTTCATGGTGTTCGATCTGCCGGCACAAGGCGGCGACTTCACCGCGCGATTGGCGGCACTGCGCAAGCTGCTGCCGGTCACGGATGCACCCTGGGTCGTGCCCGTGCCGCAGCAGCGGGCGACCACGCACGAAGAACTGCAAGCACTGCTCGACAAGACGGTGAAGATGGGCGGCGAAGGCCTGATGCTGCATCGTGGCGGCTCGCTCTACCTCGGTGGCCGCAACAACGACCTGCTCAAGGTCAAGCCCTTCGACGACGCCGAAGCACGTGTGATCGAGCACGTGCCCGGCAAGGGCAAGCACAGCGGCCGGCTCGGCGCGCTGATGGTGGAGACGCCCGAGGGCAAGCGTTTCAAGCTCGGCACCGGCCTGACTGATGCAGAACGGGAGAACCCGCCGCCCATCGGCAGTTGGGTCACCTATCGCTACAACGGCGTCAACCCGAGCGGCCTGCCCCGCTTCGCGCGCTTCATGCGGATTCG includes:
- a CDS encoding DNA ligase — its product is MLNRRSLLLAGLGATLLRDAFARDAAPSLMLAEVYRRGMSLGDYWVSEKFDGVRGYWDGKQLWTRGGEKVVAPAWFTAPLPKQPLDGELWAGRGRFSHAVSTVRSQSPSDVAWHEMRFMVFDLPAQGGDFTARLAALRKLLPVTDAPWVVPVPQQRATTHEELQALLDKTVKMGGEGLMLHRGGSLYLGGRNNDLLKVKPFDDAEARVIEHVPGKGKHSGRLGALMVETPEGKRFKLGTGLTDAERENPPPIGSWVTYRYNGVNPSGLPRFARFMRIREDAPRS